A region from the Thermodesulfobacteriota bacterium genome encodes:
- the aroB gene encoding 3-dehydroquinate synthase, with protein MGGRVGAIEVALGERSYTIEIKRGLLREIGPRLASLGFGTRCALVTNPRVGGLYAERVRSSLEGAGFEVLTIELPDGEEYKNLAEISKLYDRLIESRMERGFPLLALGGGVIGDITGFVAATYLRGVPYIQIPTTLLSQVDSSVGGKTGVNHPEGKNLIGAFYQPSAVFIDPDVLKSLDPREVKAGLAEVVKYGVIRDEAFFRFLEEKAASLAASCDAGPGGNGGDDIVKAIERSCEIKAEVVAADETEKGLRSILNFGHTFGHAIEAATGYMTFKHGEAVSMGMVMAAGLSESLGLCAGGTGRRIEKVLESMGIPVEPPGLAPDVLIPAMRLDKKVRAGRMRFVLVSGVGEVELREVSEEDIRGFLSGRAA; from the coding sequence GTGGGGGGACGAGTGGGGGCTATAGAGGTCGCTCTCGGCGAGCGTTCCTATACGATAGAGATAAAGAGAGGGCTTCTCCGTGAGATAGGTCCGCGCCTTGCCTCTCTCGGCTTCGGCACGAGGTGCGCGCTGGTCACGAACCCGCGCGTGGGCGGGCTCTACGCCGAGAGGGTCAGGAGCAGCCTCGAGGGGGCCGGCTTCGAAGTCCTCACAATCGAGCTCCCCGACGGAGAGGAGTATAAAAACCTCGCCGAGATATCGAAGCTGTACGACCGTCTTATAGAGAGCAGGATGGAGAGGGGTTTTCCACTCCTGGCCCTCGGAGGCGGGGTCATAGGCGATATAACGGGCTTTGTGGCGGCCACCTACCTGAGGGGCGTCCCGTATATACAGATACCAACGACACTGCTTTCACAGGTCGACAGCTCCGTCGGGGGCAAAACCGGGGTGAACCACCCGGAAGGAAAAAACCTCATAGGGGCCTTCTACCAGCCGTCGGCCGTCTTTATAGACCCGGACGTCTTGAAGAGCCTTGACCCGAGGGAGGTCAAGGCGGGACTTGCCGAGGTCGTCAAGTACGGGGTCATTCGCGACGAGGCGTTCTTTCGCTTCTTAGAGGAGAAGGCGGCTTCCCTCGCCGCGTCATGTGACGCCGGGCCCGGTGGGAACGGCGGGGACGATATAGTAAAGGCCATCGAGCGCTCCTGCGAGATAAAGGCCGAGGTCGTGGCCGCCGACGAGACGGAGAAGGGACTCAGGAGCATACTTAACTTCGGCCATACCTTCGGCCACGCAATAGAGGCGGCAACCGGCTACATGACCTTCAAGCACGGCGAGGCGGTATCCATGGGCATGGTCATGGCCGCCGGCCTCTCCGAGAGTCTCGGGCTCTGCGCCGGGGGTACGGGGCGGAGGATAGAGAAAGTCCTGGAGTCCATGGGGATTCCCGTCGAGCCTCCCGGCTTGGCACCCGACGTTCTGATCCCGGCCATGCGCCTGGACAAGAAGGTGCGTGCCGGGCGGATGAGATTTGTGCTCGTATCCGGGGTCGGCGAGGTCGAGTTAAGAGAGGTGTCCGAGGAGGATATAAGGGGTTTTTTAAGCGGCAGGGCCGCGTAG